Proteins found in one Mucilaginibacter inviolabilis genomic segment:
- a CDS encoding ParB/RepB/Spo0J family partition protein codes for MSSERRNALGKGLSALLNDSVNVQPYNKTKDKDTEASTSAVEVNSLGSVNEIQLAEIEVNPFQPRTDFDPQALAELADSIKLQGLIQPITVRRINAHKYQLISGERRFRASKIAGLTQVPAYVRTANDQQMLEMALIENIQRENLNAIEVALSFQRMIEECNLKQEELGDRVSKNRSTVTNYLRLLKLPPSIQASIRDGALTMGHAKALITIDDPAKQLYLHQHIIQQGLSVRKAEELAREMQKSPVKKEGKQPEPVSYQLQKIQDDLASKFSTRVKLKVGNKGSGVIEIPFLSEDDLGRILEMLDW; via the coding sequence ATGAGTAGTGAAAGAAGAAATGCCCTGGGCAAAGGATTAAGTGCGCTGTTGAATGACTCTGTAAACGTACAACCTTATAATAAAACTAAGGACAAAGATACCGAAGCCTCCACATCAGCTGTGGAGGTGAATAGCCTGGGCTCGGTAAATGAGATACAGCTGGCCGAAATTGAGGTAAACCCTTTTCAGCCCCGTACCGATTTTGACCCGCAAGCCCTGGCCGAACTGGCCGACTCCATTAAACTGCAAGGGCTAATACAACCCATTACGGTAAGGCGCATCAATGCGCATAAATACCAGCTTATATCGGGCGAGCGCCGTTTTCGCGCTTCAAAAATAGCCGGGTTAACGCAGGTGCCCGCCTATGTGCGTACCGCCAACGACCAGCAAATGCTGGAAATGGCCCTGATCGAGAACATTCAGCGCGAAAACCTGAATGCTATAGAAGTGGCACTCAGCTTTCAGCGCATGATAGAGGAGTGTAATCTGAAGCAGGAAGAACTGGGCGACCGCGTGAGCAAAAACCGATCCACCGTAACCAACTACCTGCGCCTGTTAAAGCTGCCGCCAAGCATACAGGCATCCATCCGCGATGGGGCTTTAACTATGGGCCATGCCAAGGCTTTGATCACTATTGACGATCCCGCCAAACAATTATATTTACATCAACATATCATTCAGCAAGGTTTATCCGTTCGTAAAGCTGAAGAACTGGCTCGTGAAATGCAGAAGTCGCCGGTAAAGAAGGAAGGGAAACAACCCGAACCCGTATCATACCAGCTGCAAAAAATACAGGACGATCTGGCTTCAAAATTTAGTACAAGGGTAAAACTCAAGGTAGGCAACAAAGGAAGCGGTGTTATTGAAATACCTTTTCTTTCAGAAGATGATCTGGGCCGTATCCTGGAGATGCTGGATTGGTGA
- a CDS encoding class I SAM-dependent methyltransferase — protein sequence MQSNLQQTFGNIDIYLFDQLLKGRFDHCQTILDAGCGAGRNLVYFMQNDFDVYGIDQNAEAVEAVRQLSAKLSSTHALNKFRVSGVEDMPWAGDFFDLVICSAVLHFAKNEQHFDSMVRSLWRVLKPGGYLFARLASDTGIEELIISRGNRRYLLPDGSERFLVNEQTLLRYTAELGGTLYEPIKTTNVQNLRCMTTWCVQKN from the coding sequence ATGCAAAGCAACCTGCAGCAAACTTTTGGCAATATTGATATCTATTTGTTTGATCAGTTATTGAAAGGTCGTTTTGACCATTGCCAAACCATACTGGATGCTGGCTGCGGTGCAGGACGAAACCTGGTATATTTTATGCAAAATGACTTCGATGTTTACGGCATCGACCAAAATGCGGAAGCCGTGGAGGCGGTAAGACAGCTATCGGCAAAACTTTCATCTACACATGCGCTCAATAAGTTCCGGGTATCGGGAGTGGAGGATATGCCCTGGGCCGGTGATTTTTTCGACCTGGTGATCTGTAGCGCTGTATTGCATTTTGCCAAAAACGAGCAGCATTTTGATAGTATGGTACGTTCATTGTGGCGTGTGTTGAAACCAGGTGGTTATCTGTTTGCCCGCCTGGCTTCGGATACAGGTATCGAAGAATTGATTATAAGCAGGGGCAATCGGCGCTACCTGCTGCCCGATGGTTCCGAACGCTTCCTGGTGAACGAGCAAACACTGCTCCGGTACACTGCCGAGTTAGGCGGTACGCTTTATGAACCTATTAAAACCACCAATGTGCAAAACCTGCGCTGTATGACCACCTGGTGTGTTCAGAAGAATTAA
- the dapB gene encoding 4-hydroxy-tetrahydrodipicolinate reductase, protein MKIALLGYGKMGKIIEKIAISRKHEIVLTIDHDTLDDLTVENLQKADVVIEFTMPASVLGNIKHCFNAGVPIVVGTTGWYDQIPQVKQLCEESNNTLLYGSNFSVGVNIFFHVNRLLAKVMNNYPYYDVQVEEIHHTQKLDSPSGTAITIAEGILDNLETKSEWVNVLTTDDKSDDDAVSNNQLLIESLRIDSVPGTHTVIYDSEVDTIEFKHTAHNRNGFALGAVLAAEWVHNKKGFYSVDAMFDFK, encoded by the coding sequence ATGAAAATAGCATTACTTGGTTATGGAAAAATGGGCAAGATCATCGAGAAGATCGCCATTAGCCGCAAACATGAAATTGTATTAACCATAGATCACGATACACTGGATGATCTGACGGTTGAAAACTTACAAAAAGCCGATGTGGTTATTGAATTTACTATGCCTGCATCGGTATTGGGTAACATTAAGCATTGCTTTAACGCAGGCGTACCCATTGTAGTGGGCACAACTGGCTGGTACGATCAGATACCCCAGGTAAAGCAGCTTTGCGAAGAGAGTAATAATACTTTGCTTTACGGCTCAAACTTTAGTGTTGGTGTAAATATATTTTTTCATGTTAACCGCCTGCTGGCCAAAGTGATGAACAACTATCCGTACTATGATGTGCAGGTAGAAGAAATTCATCATACTCAAAAGCTCGATTCTCCCAGCGGCACCGCTATCACCATTGCCGAAGGTATCCTGGATAACCTGGAAACTAAATCTGAATGGGTTAATGTTTTAACTACAGATGATAAAAGTGATGACGATGCGGTTTCCAATAATCAATTGCTGATCGAATCTTTACGTATTGACAGCGTTCCGGGTACGCATACCGTTATTTACGACTCGGAAGTAGATACCATCGAATTTAAACATACCGCCCACAACCGCAATGGTTTTGCCCTGGGCGCAGTATTGGCAGCCGAATGGGTGCACAATAAAAAAGGCTTCTATTCGGTTGATGCTATGTTTGATTTTAAATAG
- a CDS encoding DUF5683 domain-containing protein, with protein MYKFLLVIGLVTVFALTAKAQGLGPDTVKSGKSDTVKKASNTAPGSFAPPIRKEKAYHPDSLHSPHKAVMHSLMVPGWGQLYNHRWWKVPIVYGGIGLLVSAVIFNQNNYNENLAIYNYRKQGIAPTPGQKYYAIYQLYAQYNVPDASIISQLDGYRRNRDLSILGILAAWGIQTIDAYIDAKFIHSYTVDNNLGFKVTPSLMNQPMYAQSANTSYIPSIKITFTF; from the coding sequence ATGTATAAATTCCTGCTTGTTATTGGTTTAGTTACCGTATTTGCTTTAACTGCAAAAGCGCAGGGGCTTGGGCCCGATACCGTGAAATCTGGTAAAAGCGATACGGTGAAAAAAGCGTCTAATACTGCTCCAGGTTCTTTCGCCCCGCCCATCAGAAAAGAAAAAGCGTATCATCCGGATAGTTTACACAGCCCGCACAAAGCAGTAATGCACTCTTTAATGGTACCCGGATGGGGACAACTGTATAACCACCGCTGGTGGAAAGTGCCTATCGTTTATGGCGGTATAGGGCTTTTGGTTTCGGCAGTAATATTTAACCAGAACAATTATAACGAGAATCTGGCTATCTATAATTACCGTAAGCAAGGTATAGCCCCTACACCCGGCCAGAAGTATTATGCCATATACCAGCTATATGCCCAGTATAACGTACCTGATGCCAGTATCATCAGCCAGCTTGACGGCTACAGGCGTAACCGCGATTTGAGCATCCTGGGTATTTTAGCTGCCTGGGGCATCCAAACTATCGATGCCTATATCGATGCCAAGTTCATACACTCCTATACGGTTGATAATAACCTGGGGTTTAAAGTTACCCCCAGCTTAATGAACCAGCCGATGTATGCACAAAGTGCGAATACTTCTTATATTCCGTCGATAAAAATTACCTTTACGTTTTAG
- a CDS encoding NADPH-dependent FMN reductase gives MITIISSTNRPGSHTLKLATYYQQKLSEKGVEAGIFSLADLPANIIQTDLYGKRSLEFGPIQNLINRTDKFIFIIPEYNGSFPGVLKVFMDACDFPGTFYDKKAALVGLSSGKYGNIRGIDHFTGVCHYMHLNIMSLKIHISSINKEMDKEGNLLNADTLKFTDEQIDKFIKF, from the coding sequence ATGATCACTATTATATCATCAACCAACCGCCCCGGAAGCCACACGCTTAAACTTGCTACCTATTATCAGCAAAAGTTGAGTGAAAAAGGCGTTGAGGCGGGTATATTTTCATTGGCCGATCTGCCGGCAAACATCATACAAACCGATTTGTACGGTAAGCGCAGTTTGGAGTTTGGCCCTATACAGAATTTGATTAACCGCACCGATAAATTCATATTTATCATCCCCGAATACAATGGCAGTTTCCCCGGTGTTCTGAAGGTTTTTATGGACGCCTGCGATTTTCCGGGTACTTTTTATGATAAAAAAGCTGCCCTGGTTGGCTTGTCATCCGGCAAATACGGCAACATCAGGGGTATCGATCATTTTACCGGGGTTTGCCATTATATGCACCTCAATATCATGTCGTTAAAAATCCATATCTCCTCTATCAATAAAGAAATGGACAAGGAAGGCAATTTGTTAAATGCCGACACTTTAAAGTTTACCGACGAACAAATTGATAAGTTTATTAAGTTTTAG
- a CDS encoding YEATS-associated helix-containing protein has translation MSPYLIVVIIIIVLGLFGGIINYFLLNRPIDDGSNGAQVQNDDIKKGPAFNHFLFWKSLSMGVAASILVPLFLNTISSSVLLDILSAKSVDKNHFIFAGFCLIAAIASKRFIEDLYDKVIKIGKTANEAKTKAEEATGKVEAVSLETRELVHANTEPEELEERQSPNKSLVKGKKEDKLIDNDRKVIDAFGKSKYIYRTLKGIANDSGLTGQETMDILDGLESRHIVKSKLNSSAQKIWRVLAE, from the coding sequence ATGTCTCCGTACCTTATCGTCGTAATTATTATCATTGTTTTGGGATTATTTGGAGGTATAATAAACTATTTTTTATTGAATCGTCCGATAGATGATGGCAGCAACGGGGCGCAAGTTCAAAATGATGATATTAAAAAAGGACCCGCGTTTAATCACTTTTTATTTTGGAAATCACTTTCCATGGGGGTGGCTGCTTCTATATTGGTTCCGCTGTTTTTGAATACCATATCCAGCAGTGTTCTCTTGGATATACTTTCAGCAAAAAGCGTTGATAAAAATCATTTCATTTTTGCAGGGTTTTGTTTGATCGCTGCTATAGCCTCTAAACGGTTTATTGAGGATTTGTATGACAAAGTAATAAAAATTGGCAAAACAGCTAATGAAGCCAAAACCAAGGCCGAAGAAGCAACCGGGAAAGTAGAAGCGGTTAGTTTGGAAACAAGAGAGTTAGTTCATGCTAATACGGAGCCGGAAGAGTTGGAGGAAAGGCAAAGTCCCAATAAAAGTTTAGTTAAAGGGAAAAAAGAGGATAAATTGATTGATAATGATAGAAAGGTGATAGACGCATTCGGCAAATCGAAATATATTTACCGGACCCTAAAAGGTATTGCAAATGATAGCGGCTTAACCGGACAGGAAACAATGGATATCCTGGATGGTTTAGAAAGTCGGCATATTGTTAAAAGCAAACTTAATAGCAGTGCCCAAAAAATCTGGAGAGTTTTAGCTGAATAG
- a CDS encoding VIT1/CCC1 transporter family protein yields the protein MHHEQHLQSSDTIRDIVIGMSDGLTVPFALAAGLSGAVNSSGIVITAGIAEIVAGSIAMGLGGFLAGRTEADYYASELKREYEEVEKVPEQEKAEVKEVFAAFGLSEKLQNEVAEEMSKDKDKWVDFMMRYELGLEEPKANRATQSAITIGVSYIIGGIIPLSPYFFIADSTQALYYSCGITMICLFVFGYFKSKVTGQPAIQGALKVLLIGALAAAAAFGMAKLITK from the coding sequence ATGCATCACGAACAACATTTACAAAGCTCAGATACCATCAGGGATATTGTTATTGGCATGTCTGATGGGCTAACGGTACCCTTTGCCCTGGCCGCGGGTTTAAGCGGGGCGGTAAACTCGTCGGGTATTGTGATCACGGCCGGGATAGCCGAAATTGTGGCAGGCTCTATCGCTATGGGCCTCGGAGGTTTTTTGGCTGGTCGTACTGAAGCCGATTATTATGCCTCTGAACTGAAACGGGAGTATGAAGAAGTAGAAAAAGTTCCCGAACAGGAAAAAGCAGAAGTAAAGGAAGTATTTGCAGCTTTCGGTCTGTCAGAAAAATTGCAAAACGAGGTTGCCGAAGAAATGTCCAAAGACAAAGATAAATGGGTTGATTTTATGATGCGCTACGAGCTGGGCCTGGAAGAACCCAAAGCCAACCGGGCTACGCAAAGCGCCATCACCATTGGTGTGTCTTACATTATTGGGGGAATTATCCCGCTCTCGCCTTATTTTTTTATTGCTGATTCAACACAGGCTTTATATTACTCCTGCGGTATCACGATGATCTGCTTGTTTGTGTTTGGCTATTTTAAAAGCAAGGTAACCGGGCAGCCTGCCATTCAAGGAGCACTTAAAGTATTACTGATAGGAGCCTTGGCCGCCGCTGCTGCGTTTGGTATGGCGAAGTTGATCACTAAGTAA
- a CDS encoding NADH:flavin oxidoreductase, which produces MTANSTLFRPFSLKSLNIKNRIVMAPMTRSFSPDGIPTADVAAYYRKRAEGEVGLILSEGTVIDRVASSNDSAVPHFYGEQALAGWQNVINNVHSAGGKMGPQIWHMGIMDNHHSGWVPAQPFEGPSGLNRPGSNKGNTMTDADIADTIAAFGRAAADAKRLGFDCVEIHGAHGYLLDQFFWGETNLRTDIYGGKTLPERSRFAIEVIKEVRKQVGEDFAVIIRLSQWKPASYDNKLAHTPQELDAWINPLADAGVDIFHCSQRRFWDAEFEGSDLNFAGWVKKVSGKSTITVGSVGLSGDFLAAFGGASSEPSSLDELLRRMDRGDFDLVAVGRPLLADPHWVQKIRDQRNDELIGFSKEAFKQLV; this is translated from the coding sequence ATGACTGCAAATAGCACTTTGTTCAGGCCATTTAGCCTGAAATCATTAAATATCAAGAACCGTATAGTGATGGCTCCTATGACGCGTTCATTTTCACCAGATGGTATACCCACAGCCGATGTAGCCGCCTATTACCGCAAACGTGCCGAAGGCGAAGTAGGACTGATCCTTTCGGAAGGTACCGTGATTGACCGCGTTGCGTCGTCCAATGATAGCGCGGTGCCTCATTTTTATGGTGAGCAGGCCTTAGCAGGCTGGCAAAACGTAATTAACAATGTGCATAGTGCCGGTGGCAAAATGGGACCGCAGATATGGCACATGGGCATAATGGATAACCACCACTCGGGTTGGGTGCCTGCCCAGCCATTTGAAGGTCCTTCCGGTTTAAACAGGCCAGGTTCTAATAAAGGCAACACCATGACCGACGCCGATATTGCTGACACCATTGCCGCTTTTGGACGGGCAGCAGCCGATGCCAAAAGACTGGGTTTTGATTGTGTGGAGATACATGGTGCACATGGCTACCTGCTTGACCAGTTTTTTTGGGGTGAAACCAACCTGCGTACCGATATTTATGGTGGCAAGACACTACCCGAGCGCAGTCGCTTTGCTATTGAAGTGATCAAAGAAGTAAGGAAACAGGTAGGTGAGGATTTTGCCGTGATCATCCGCCTATCACAATGGAAACCGGCCAGTTATGATAATAAACTGGCTCATACCCCGCAGGAATTGGATGCGTGGATTAACCCGCTGGCCGATGCCGGTGTAGATATTTTCCATTGCTCGCAGCGCCGTTTCTGGGATGCTGAATTTGAAGGATCGGATCTGAACTTTGCGGGATGGGTCAAAAAAGTGAGCGGCAAGTCAACCATAACCGTAGGTTCGGTAGGTTTAAGCGGCGACTTCCTGGCGGCATTCGGGGGCGCAAGCTCAGAGCCAAGTTCATTGGATGAACTGTTGCGTCGTATGGATCGTGGGGATTTTGACCTGGTAGCCGTTGGCCGCCCATTACTGGCCGATCCGCACTGGGTACAAAAAATACGCGATCAGCGTAATGATGAATTAATAGGTTTTAGCAAGGAAGCATTCAAACAATTAGTTTAA
- a CDS encoding ArsR/SmtB family transcription factor, with the protein MDQLEIFKALSNKTRLQILQWLKEPEKSFPEQTNFEAGVCVGQIQQKAGLTQSTVSEYLSLMQRTGLVIATRQGQWTYYKRNEETFAMLSKLIESEL; encoded by the coding sequence ATGGATCAACTAGAGATATTTAAGGCTCTCTCCAATAAAACCCGTTTGCAGATATTGCAATGGCTGAAGGAGCCTGAAAAAAGCTTCCCGGAGCAGACAAATTTTGAGGCAGGGGTTTGTGTGGGGCAGATACAACAAAAGGCTGGGCTAACCCAATCAACCGTATCAGAGTACTTGTCGCTTATGCAGCGTACCGGCCTGGTTATCGCCACCCGCCAGGGACAGTGGACCTACTACAAACGAAATGAAGAAACTTTTGCCATGTTGAGCAAACTGATCGAATCTGAATTATAA
- a CDS encoding ParA family protein, whose product MSKIIALANQKGGVGKTTSSINLAASLAVLDFKTLLVDADPQANSTSGIGFDPRNIKNSIYECIINQVDPHEAIQKTDTPNLDLLPAHIDLVGAEIEMINLSGREYKMKQVFEAIQNEYDFIIIDCSPSLGLITINALTAANSVIIPVQCEYFALEGLGKLLNTIKIVQSRLNPQLEIEGILLTMYDVRLRLSNQVVDEVKTHFEDMVFDTIIQRNTRLSEAPSFGVSVIMHDATCKGAINYLNLAREIIEKNGLTKNESEAATATV is encoded by the coding sequence ATGAGTAAAATAATTGCTTTAGCCAACCAGAAAGGTGGCGTAGGAAAAACTACATCATCTATAAATCTGGCCGCAAGTTTGGCCGTATTAGATTTTAAAACCTTGTTGGTTGATGCGGATCCGCAGGCTAATTCAACATCGGGTATCGGTTTTGATCCCCGTAACATCAAGAACAGTATTTACGAGTGCATCATAAACCAGGTTGACCCGCATGAGGCTATCCAAAAAACGGATACCCCTAATCTTGATCTGCTACCAGCTCACATCGACCTGGTAGGTGCCGAGATAGAGATGATTAACCTGAGTGGCCGCGAGTATAAAATGAAACAGGTATTTGAAGCCATACAAAACGAGTATGACTTTATTATTATCGATTGTTCGCCATCATTAGGTTTAATCACTATCAACGCGTTAACCGCAGCCAATTCGGTAATTATCCCTGTGCAGTGCGAATATTTTGCGTTAGAAGGTTTGGGTAAATTGCTTAATACCATCAAAATTGTACAATCGCGCCTAAACCCGCAGCTGGAAATTGAAGGTATATTATTAACCATGTACGATGTACGTCTGCGTTTATCAAACCAGGTGGTTGACGAAGTGAAAACGCATTTTGAGGATATGGTTTTTGATACCATCATTCAGCGTAACACCCGTTTAAGCGAGGCGCCAAGCTTTGGTGTATCGGTAATTATGCACGATGCCACCTGTAAAGGTGCCATCAATTATTTAAACCTGGCCCGCGAAATTATTGAAAAGAACGGCCTCACCAAGAACGAGTCGGAAGCCGCGACAGCAACAGTGTAA